One part of the Nitrospirota bacterium genome encodes these proteins:
- a CDS encoding MBL fold metallo-hydrolase: protein MKLGAFDIYPVTDGRFRLDGGAMFGVVPKVLWQQCCPADEQNRIQLSVTCLLVRAHGKNILVDTGLGDKWDAKYRERFAIDRTPTLLESLKERGLAPEDIHLVINTHLHFDHAGGNTAQQGARFAPAFPKAAYFVQRGEYEEAVLANERTKASYREENFVPIAHERRWEFLDGDAEIVPGVSVVVTHGHTTHHQSVKIESEGEAAFFLGDLIPTASHLPLPYIMGYDLYPLQTLETKRKVLQRACDGNWLLILEHDPVVPMGYVRRDGEGKYLLEPVRVSD from the coding sequence ATGAAGCTCGGCGCATTTGACATCTATCCGGTCACCGACGGCCGGTTCCGGCTGGACGGCGGGGCGATGTTCGGGGTCGTGCCGAAGGTGCTGTGGCAGCAGTGCTGCCCGGCGGACGAACAGAACCGCATTCAGTTGAGCGTGACCTGCCTGTTGGTCCGGGCGCACGGGAAGAACATCCTGGTGGATACCGGTCTCGGCGACAAGTGGGACGCCAAATACCGCGAGCGGTTCGCCATCGACCGGACGCCGACCCTGCTCGAGTCGTTGAAGGAACGCGGGCTCGCGCCCGAGGACATCCATCTCGTCATCAATACGCACCTCCACTTCGACCATGCGGGCGGGAATACGGCGCAGCAGGGCGCGCGCTTCGCTCCGGCGTTTCCCAAGGCCGCCTATTTCGTCCAGCGGGGGGAGTACGAGGAGGCGGTCCTGGCCAACGAGCGGACGAAGGCCAGCTATCGCGAGGAGAATTTCGTGCCGATCGCGCATGAGCGGCGGTGGGAATTCCTCGACGGCGACGCCGAGATCGTGCCCGGTGTGTCCGTGGTCGTGACGCACGGCCATACGACTCACCATCAGAGCGTAAAGATCGAGTCGGAGGGCGAGGCGGCCTTCTTCCTCGGAGACCTGATTCCGACCGCCTCGCACCTACCCTTGCCCTATATAATGGGATACGATCTCTATCCGTTGCAGACGCTCGAGACCAAACGGAAGGTGCTCCAACGCGCCTGCGACGGGAACTGGCTGTTGATACTCGAGCACGATCCGGTGGTCCCGATGGGCTATGTACGGCGGGACGGCGAGGGCAAGTATCTCTTGGAGCCAGTCAGAGTTAGTGATTGA
- a CDS encoding cobalamin B12-binding domain-containing protein has protein sequence MTVATKPIRVLIGKVGLDGHDRGVKLVARALRDAGMEVIYTGLHQTPEQVVSAAVQEDVDAIGLSVLSGAHNTLFARVLELLREHGADDIAVFGGGIIPDEDVPRLKAAGVRALFRPGTPMSEIVEFVKGLKAHP, from the coding sequence ATGACCGTTGCCACGAAACCCATTCGCGTGCTGATCGGCAAAGTCGGGCTCGACGGCCACGACCGAGGCGTGAAGCTGGTCGCGCGGGCCCTCCGTGACGCCGGAATGGAGGTGATCTACACGGGCCTCCACCAGACGCCGGAGCAAGTCGTGAGCGCCGCCGTCCAGGAGGACGTGGATGCGATCGGGTTGAGCGTGCTGTCCGGCGCGCATAACACGCTCTTCGCCCGCGTGTTGGAATTGCTGAGGGAACACGGGGCGGACGACATCGCCGTGTTCGGGGGCGGGATCATCCCGGATGAAGACGTCCCGCGCCTGAAGGCGGCCGGTGTGCGGGCGCTGTTCCGGCCGGGCACGCCGATGAGCGAGATCGTGGAGTTCGTCAAAGGACTCAAGGCGCACCCGTAA
- a CDS encoding carboxyl transferase domain-containing protein, translated as MRALKTAVVATSDEFQQNQRHYENLLADLKKHLAQAQAGGPADAVALHKKRGKLTARERIAALLDPDSPWLELSPLAAFGLYDNQVPAAGLITGIGYICGRPCVITANDATVKGGTYFPLTIKKHLRAQEIAMDNRLPAIYLVDSGGVFLPLQAEVFADRDHFGRIFYNQARMSALGIPQIAVVMGMCTAGGAYVPAMCDENVIVKGTGTIYLAGPPLVKAATGEDVTPEALGGADLHTRLSGVSDHLAEDDRDALEICRSIVATLGKLPPKPRRAEVEEPLYPASDLYGLIPSNPRQTFDAREIIARLVDGSRFHEFKARYGQTLVCGFARWMGHQVGIVANNGVLLSEAALKGAHFVQLCGQRRIPLIFLQNITGFMVGREYEERGIIKDGAKMVQAVATTEVPKFTVIIGASHGAGNYAMCGRGYSPRFLFLWPHARISVMGPWQAAQVLATVKQQQLERERKSLSDEERQRITESILQQYEREGSPYFSTARLWDDGILDPAETRRVLGLCLDITATAPIRESHAPVFRM; from the coding sequence ATGCGCGCGCTCAAAACGGCGGTGGTCGCGACCTCCGACGAGTTTCAACAGAATCAGCGGCATTACGAAAACCTCCTCGCTGACCTGAAGAAGCACCTCGCTCAGGCCCAAGCCGGTGGGCCGGCCGACGCGGTGGCGTTGCACAAGAAGCGCGGCAAGCTCACGGCCCGCGAGCGGATCGCCGCGCTGCTCGATCCCGATTCCCCTTGGCTCGAGCTAAGCCCCCTGGCGGCTTTCGGCCTGTACGACAACCAGGTTCCCGCCGCCGGGCTCATCACGGGCATCGGGTACATCTGCGGGCGACCCTGCGTGATCACCGCCAACGATGCGACCGTCAAAGGCGGCACCTATTTCCCCCTCACGATCAAGAAGCACCTCCGAGCCCAGGAGATCGCGATGGACAATCGCCTCCCGGCGATCTATCTCGTGGATTCCGGCGGTGTGTTTCTGCCGTTACAAGCCGAGGTCTTCGCGGATCGGGATCACTTCGGGCGCATTTTTTACAACCAGGCCCGCATGTCGGCGCTGGGCATCCCGCAGATCGCGGTGGTCATGGGCATGTGCACGGCCGGCGGCGCCTATGTCCCGGCGATGTGCGATGAAAATGTGATCGTGAAAGGCACCGGCACCATCTATTTGGCCGGACCGCCGCTCGTGAAAGCGGCCACCGGCGAGGACGTCACCCCGGAAGCGCTGGGCGGGGCCGACCTGCATACGCGGCTTTCCGGCGTGAGCGACCACTTGGCCGAAGACGACCGCGACGCGCTGGAGATCTGCCGGTCCATCGTCGCCACACTGGGGAAGCTGCCGCCGAAGCCGCGGCGCGCGGAGGTCGAGGAGCCGCTCTACCCGGCGAGCGACTTGTACGGTCTGATCCCGAGCAACCCGCGCCAGACCTTCGACGCGCGGGAGATCATCGCGCGCCTGGTGGACGGCAGCCGTTTCCATGAATTCAAGGCCCGCTACGGGCAAACGCTGGTCTGCGGCTTCGCCCGCTGGATGGGCCATCAGGTCGGCATCGTGGCGAACAACGGCGTGCTCTTGTCCGAAGCCGCGCTCAAGGGCGCGCACTTCGTCCAACTCTGCGGCCAGCGGCGTATTCCCCTGATCTTCCTCCAGAACATCACCGGCTTCATGGTCGGCCGGGAGTACGAAGAACGAGGGATCATCAAAGACGGCGCCAAAATGGTGCAGGCCGTCGCCACCACGGAGGTGCCCAAATTCACGGTGATCATTGGGGCGTCGCATGGCGCCGGCAACTACGCCATGTGCGGGCGAGGCTATAGCCCTCGGTTCCTCTTCCTCTGGCCCCATGCGAGGATCTCGGTGATGGGCCCCTGGCAAGCGGCCCAAGTGCTGGCGACCGTGAAACAGCAGCAGCTCGAACGGGAGCGCAAGAGCCTGTCGGACGAAGAGCGGCAGCGCATCACCGAGTCCATTCTGCAGCAATATGAGCGGGAAGGGAGCCCTTATTTCAGCACGGCTCGCCTGTGGGACGACGGGATCCTCGACCCGGCGGAGACGCGCCGCGTCCTCGGCCTGTGCCTCGATATCACCGCGACGGCGCCGATCCGCGAGAGCCACGCGCCGGTGTTCCGGATGTGA
- a CDS encoding enoyl-CoA hydratase-related protein: MPRFHTLLVEFSRGIAYVTLNRPERRNAFDALMADELREAFEELGGDPSVRGVVLAGAGPAFCAGADLRWMNPDSPVSEAQAREDADRLIRMYRAIDECPCPVIGRVHGSAFGGGVGLAAVCDIVVAADDTVFALSEVKLGLVPAVIAPFLLRKAGESFVRRYCLTGEAFSASVAKQFNLVHDVVKKDGLEKRIDELIEAVLQLAPSASQHTKALFRRILRLPDADRWTVCAQANAEARLSAEAREGLRAFLEKRAPAWAAERTEHGEPIAPDGARRQA, encoded by the coding sequence ATGCCCCGATTCCACACCCTCCTGGTCGAGTTTTCGCGCGGCATCGCGTACGTCACCCTGAATCGACCCGAACGGCGGAACGCGTTCGACGCCCTCATGGCGGATGAGCTGCGCGAAGCGTTCGAGGAACTGGGCGGCGATCCTTCGGTGCGAGGCGTAGTCCTGGCCGGCGCCGGCCCGGCCTTCTGCGCCGGCGCCGATCTCCGGTGGATGAACCCGGATTCGCCCGTGTCCGAAGCACAGGCGCGAGAGGACGCCGACCGGCTGATCCGAATGTACCGCGCGATCGACGAATGTCCCTGTCCCGTGATCGGCCGCGTCCACGGGTCGGCCTTCGGGGGCGGAGTCGGCCTGGCGGCGGTCTGTGACATCGTCGTGGCGGCAGACGACACCGTCTTTGCGCTCAGCGAGGTCAAGCTGGGGCTGGTCCCCGCGGTGATCGCGCCGTTCTTGTTGCGCAAGGCCGGGGAATCGTTCGTGCGCCGCTATTGTTTGACCGGCGAAGCCTTCTCCGCGTCGGTCGCCAAACAGTTCAACCTGGTCCACGATGTCGTCAAGAAGGACGGGCTCGAGAAGCGGATCGACGAACTGATCGAGGCGGTCTTGCAACTGGCGCCCTCGGCGTCGCAACACACCAAGGCGCTGTTCCGCCGGATTCTCCGGTTGCCCGACGCGGATCGCTGGACGGTGTGCGCGCAAGCCAACGCGGAAGCCAGACTTTCGGCGGAAGCCCGGGAGGGGCTCCGGGCCTTTTTGGAGAAACGCGCCCCGGCGTGGGCTGCGGAACGGACCGAGCATGGAGAACCCATCGCGCCCGACGGCGCACGCCGTCAAGCCTGA
- a CDS encoding hydroxymethylglutaryl-CoA lyase — translation MENPSRPTAHAVKPDPRAGVVRIIEVGPRDGLQNEPGIVPTDDKVAFIDALSRTGVVEIEVGSFVSPAAVPQLADTGDVFRKIERVPGVIYSALVPNERGLERARAVSAQKIAVFTAASGTFTQRNIKATIRQSIERFRPVVAGAKRDGMVVRGYVSTAVFCPYEGRIAPTQVTEVMKRLLDLGVDEISLGDTIGKASPADVRKLLDAALPCLSRDRLSLHFHDTYGMAVANALTAWWEYGIEAFDSSAGGLGGCPYAPGASGNVATEDLVYALKASGATVPVDETKVVAAARRLGRHLRRDLASRLSALTMGTGLGARGQGQ, via the coding sequence ATGGAGAACCCATCGCGCCCGACGGCGCACGCCGTCAAGCCTGATCCACGCGCGGGTGTTGTGCGGATCATCGAGGTCGGTCCCAGGGACGGGCTGCAGAACGAGCCGGGGATCGTGCCGACCGACGACAAGGTCGCCTTCATCGACGCGTTGTCGCGGACCGGTGTCGTCGAGATTGAAGTCGGCTCCTTCGTGTCGCCTGCGGCCGTGCCTCAACTGGCGGACACCGGCGACGTGTTCCGCAAGATCGAGCGGGTGCCCGGCGTCATCTACTCGGCGCTGGTCCCGAACGAACGCGGCTTGGAGCGGGCGCGGGCGGTGTCGGCGCAGAAGATCGCGGTCTTCACCGCGGCTTCCGGGACCTTTACGCAGCGCAACATCAAGGCGACGATCCGCCAGTCGATCGAACGCTTCCGGCCGGTGGTGGCCGGCGCCAAACGCGACGGCATGGTCGTGCGGGGGTACGTCTCGACGGCGGTGTTCTGTCCCTATGAAGGTCGGATCGCGCCGACACAGGTGACGGAGGTGATGAAGCGGCTGCTCGACCTGGGCGTGGACGAGATCTCGCTGGGAGACACGATCGGGAAAGCGTCGCCGGCCGACGTGCGGAAACTCCTGGACGCGGCGCTGCCGTGTCTCTCGCGGGACCGCCTCTCGCTCCATTTTCACGACACGTACGGGATGGCGGTCGCCAATGCGTTGACCGCCTGGTGGGAATACGGGATCGAGGCGTTCGACAGTTCCGCCGGAGGCTTGGGAGGCTGTCCGTACGCGCCGGGCGCGTCCGGGAACGTGGCCACCGAAGACCTGGTGTACGCGCTGAAGGCCTCCGGCGCGACGGTACCGGTGGACGAAACGAAAGTGGTCGCAGCGGCTCGGCGGCTCGGCCGGCATCTGCGCCGCGATCTGGCCTCGCGGCTGTCGGCTTTGACAATGGGCACGGGGCTAGGGGCGCGGGGCCAGGGGCAATGA
- the meaB gene encoding methylmalonyl Co-A mutase-associated GTPase MeaB produces MTDVSALAERVKAGDVRAVSRLITLLENGDLNGSAALALLPGRNRAAVIGITGYPGAGKSTLIDQLVRAYRRQNKTVAVLAVDITSPRTGGAILGDRIRMQDHALDPRVYVRSMATRGRHGGLAQATRDAVTVLDAAGYDVILVETIGVGQADTDVGTVARTVVAVVAPGLGDEVQAMKAGLLEIADLIVVNKADREGADSTVRDLQEWHPRVVRVSALKGDGVPDLIRAIAEHQRILDLQGKGA; encoded by the coding sequence ATGACGGATGTCTCGGCGTTAGCCGAACGCGTGAAAGCCGGCGACGTGCGGGCCGTCTCCCGCCTGATCACCTTGCTGGAGAACGGAGACCTGAACGGATCCGCCGCGCTCGCCCTGCTGCCCGGCCGCAACCGCGCGGCCGTGATCGGCATCACCGGCTATCCCGGCGCCGGCAAGAGCACGCTGATCGACCAGCTCGTGCGGGCGTACCGCCGGCAGAATAAGACGGTCGCGGTGCTGGCGGTGGATATCACCAGTCCGCGCACCGGCGGCGCCATTCTCGGGGACCGCATCCGCATGCAGGACCATGCGCTCGATCCCCGCGTCTATGTCCGCAGCATGGCCACGCGCGGCCGGCACGGAGGCCTGGCGCAGGCGACGCGGGACGCCGTGACGGTGCTGGACGCGGCGGGTTACGACGTGATCCTCGTCGAAACGATCGGGGTCGGCCAGGCCGACACGGACGTCGGCACGGTCGCCCGGACCGTCGTGGCGGTCGTGGCGCCCGGACTGGGCGATGAGGTGCAGGCCATGAAGGCGGGGCTGTTGGAGATCGCCGACCTCATCGTGGTGAACAAGGCGGATCGGGAAGGCGCCGACTCGACGGTTCGGGATCTACAGGAGTGGCACCCGCGAGTGGTGCGCGTGTCGGCGTTGAAGGGCGACGGCGTTCCCGACCTCATCCGGGCGATCGCCGAACATCAGCGGATCCTGGATCTTCAGGGCAAGGGTGCGTAG
- a CDS encoding tetratricopeptide repeat protein, protein MARLSLLIIGAVGLFISVSACDSGKPTGGAETALMSPAGSAGREDNDEGVGHFRQGHWDVAAEWFQKAIKKDANLAEAHFNLALTLDKMGKHDEATAEFKKAAELAPTNVAIKDSPILKKHLGM, encoded by the coding sequence ATGGCACGCTTATCTCTCCTGATCATAGGGGCGGTCGGATTGTTCATTTCGGTCTCGGCTTGCGACTCCGGCAAACCGACGGGCGGGGCGGAGACGGCCCTGATGTCGCCGGCCGGCTCGGCCGGTCGCGAGGACAACGACGAAGGCGTGGGGCATTTCAGGCAAGGCCACTGGGATGTGGCGGCCGAATGGTTCCAGAAGGCCATCAAAAAGGACGCCAATCTGGCCGAGGCGCATTTCAATCTGGCGTTGACCCTCGACAAGATGGGCAAACACGACGAAGCGACGGCCGAATTCAAGAAAGCGGCGGAACTGGCCCCGACCAATGTGGCGATCAAGGACTCGCCGATTCTGAAGAAGCATCTCGGGATGTGA
- a CDS encoding enoyl-CoA hydratase has product MAEPGVTVTVADRIGRITLNNPPANVLTRSILDRLDRLLGELEADKRLAALVLTGEGRFFCAGADIKELAQVNSAYTGSDLAGRGQALLNRIERFDKPIIAAINGPCLGGGLELAMACHMRIAAAGVTLGLPEITLGLIPGFGGTQRLPRIVGPSRAAEMILTGETIMAEQALDLGLVNRVVPATEVVKEATAVAAKVASKGRHAVQAALRAIRTGLDSPMAEGLAREAELFGALCETADKKEGVQAFLEKRPPKFGDE; this is encoded by the coding sequence ATGGCTGAACCAGGCGTGACCGTGACCGTCGCGGACCGGATCGGACGAATCACCTTGAACAACCCGCCCGCCAACGTGCTCACCCGATCGATACTCGACCGGTTGGATCGGTTGCTGGGAGAGTTGGAAGCGGACAAACGCCTCGCCGCCCTGGTGCTCACCGGGGAAGGCCGCTTCTTTTGCGCCGGGGCGGATATCAAAGAGTTGGCGCAGGTGAACAGCGCGTATACCGGGTCGGATCTCGCCGGCCGCGGGCAGGCCCTGCTGAATCGCATCGAGCGGTTCGACAAACCGATCATCGCGGCGATCAACGGACCCTGCCTGGGCGGAGGGCTCGAACTCGCCATGGCCTGCCACATGCGGATCGCCGCGGCCGGTGTCACCCTTGGCTTGCCGGAAATCACGTTGGGGCTGATTCCGGGATTCGGCGGCACCCAACGTCTGCCGCGCATCGTCGGCCCGTCGCGGGCGGCGGAGATGATCCTGACGGGCGAGACGATCATGGCCGAGCAGGCGCTGGACTTGGGATTGGTGAATCGGGTCGTGCCGGCGACCGAGGTCGTGAAGGAGGCGACCGCCGTGGCGGCCAAGGTCGCCTCGAAGGGCCGCCACGCCGTTCAGGCCGCGCTCCGCGCCATCCGCACCGGGCTCGATAGTCCGATGGCGGAAGGGCTCGCGCGCGAGGCCGAGTTGTTCGGCGCGCTGTGCGAGACGGCGGACAAGAAGGAAGGCGTGCAGGCGTTCCTGGAGAAACGACCGCCGAAGTTCGGCGACGAGTGA
- a CDS encoding MmgE/PrpD family protein has translation MRSSMLAERLADYVHRLSYRDFPQAVVHEAKRRVLDSLGCAFGAWRAEPCRIARRVAESVKVPGGSTLWGTGRKTTPDLAAFANGAMVRYLDFNDTYLSKEPAHPSDNLSAVLAVGEVVGASGKQVIEALVLAYELHCRLCDAAALRPRGWDHVTYGPFTTAAAAAKLFKLSPARTAQAINLAGVANIALRQTRVGDLSIWKACAFSNAARNGVFAAMLARQGMTGPSPIFEGEKGFMKLVSGPFELSVLGGERPSALPSPLGGGELSPSKGAGPPSEGQEGGQSPFKILDSYIKHYPVEYHAQTAVEASLALREELLKAEGPRGLADIAEVEIGSYDVAIEIIGRDPEKWRPRTRETADHSFPYCVAVALLDGTVTLASFDRKRLADPDVHKLMHKIRVVPQPEFVGRYPESMPTRITVKTASGKEYVKQVDDPLGHPRNPMSDRQVEDKFLALTAKPLGRARARRVIELVWRLDRVKDIGVLMPLLKVRDG, from the coding sequence GTGAGATCAAGCATGCTCGCGGAACGGCTGGCCGACTACGTCCATCGGCTTTCTTACAGGGATTTCCCGCAGGCTGTCGTGCATGAAGCCAAGCGCCGTGTGCTGGACAGTCTGGGCTGCGCGTTCGGCGCGTGGCGCGCGGAGCCCTGCCGCATCGCGCGACGGGTGGCCGAATCGGTGAAGGTTCCGGGAGGCTCGACCCTCTGGGGGACCGGCCGCAAGACGACGCCCGATCTGGCTGCGTTCGCCAACGGCGCGATGGTGCGCTATCTGGACTTCAACGACACCTACCTCTCCAAGGAACCGGCCCACCCGTCCGACAACCTCTCGGCCGTGCTGGCGGTCGGAGAAGTCGTGGGCGCATCGGGTAAACAGGTGATCGAAGCGCTGGTCCTGGCCTATGAGCTGCATTGTCGCCTCTGCGACGCGGCAGCGCTCCGCCCGCGCGGCTGGGACCATGTGACGTACGGGCCGTTCACCACGGCGGCGGCGGCGGCGAAGCTCTTCAAGCTCTCGCCGGCGCGGACAGCGCAGGCAATCAATCTGGCGGGCGTGGCGAACATCGCGTTGCGCCAGACACGGGTTGGTGACCTCTCCATCTGGAAGGCCTGCGCCTTCTCCAACGCGGCGCGCAACGGCGTGTTCGCAGCGATGCTGGCCCGGCAGGGCATGACGGGTCCTTCGCCGATTTTCGAGGGCGAGAAAGGATTTATGAAACTGGTTTCCGGGCCGTTCGAGTTGTCGGTCTTGGGCGGCGAGCGCCCCTCCGCCCTTCCCTCTCCCCTCGGAGGGGGAGAGTTGTCACCTAGCAAGGGAGCAGGCCCCCCCTCGGAAGGCCAAGAAGGGGGCCAGTCCCCATTCAAGATTCTGGATTCCTACATCAAGCATTACCCGGTCGAGTACCATGCGCAGACGGCGGTGGAGGCCTCCCTCGCCCTGCGCGAGGAGTTGCTGAAGGCGGAAGGCCCCCGCGGGCTGGCCGACATCGCGGAGGTGGAAATCGGCAGTTACGACGTGGCGATCGAAATCATCGGGCGCGATCCGGAGAAGTGGCGGCCACGCACGAGAGAGACGGCCGACCATAGTTTTCCCTATTGCGTGGCCGTGGCGCTGCTGGACGGGACCGTGACGCTCGCCTCGTTCGACCGGAAACGGCTCGCCGACCCGGACGTTCACAAGCTGATGCACAAGATCCGCGTGGTGCCGCAACCGGAGTTCGTCGGCCGTTACCCGGAGTCGATGCCGACGCGCATAACCGTCAAGACGGCATCCGGCAAAGAATATGTGAAACAGGTGGACGACCCGCTCGGCCATCCGCGGAATCCGATGTCGGACCGTCAGGTCGAAGACAAGTTTCTCGCGCTCACAGCCAAGCCGCTGGGACGCGCGCGGGCGCGCCGGGTGATCGAGTTGGTTTGGCGACTGGACCGCGTGAAGGACATCGGTGTCTTGATGCCGTTGCTGAAAGTCCGTGACGGGTGA
- the prpB gene encoding methylisocitrate lyase — MRDKARSKPQRLRELIAKRTVVLPGAFNALTAIQIERAGFEACYVSGAALAAARGLPDIGLLSMTEVLADAATIANAVSIPALADVDTGFGPPLSVMRTIREFEQAGLAGIQLEDQENPKKCGHLPGKRLVSTQEMAAKVRAAIEARRDPDFVIVARTDARAVEGLDAAVQRARAYVEAGADAIFPEALESADEFRRFAERLAEAGIKIPLVANMTEFGKTPYLSAGEFEELGYRLVLFPVTTLRVATKAIENVLRELKTLGSQRESLSRMHTRQQLYDLLRYTEYEQRERQFRSGDHESQS; from the coding sequence ATGCGTGACAAGGCCAGGAGCAAGCCCCAGCGCCTGCGCGAGCTGATCGCCAAGCGAACCGTGGTGTTGCCCGGCGCGTTCAACGCGCTCACGGCGATCCAGATCGAGCGGGCCGGCTTCGAAGCGTGCTACGTGTCCGGCGCCGCGCTCGCGGCGGCGCGGGGATTGCCGGACATCGGCCTGCTCTCCATGACGGAGGTGCTGGCCGACGCCGCGACGATCGCCAACGCGGTGTCGATCCCGGCGCTCGCCGATGTCGATACCGGCTTCGGCCCGCCCTTGTCGGTCATGCGGACGATTCGTGAATTCGAGCAGGCGGGCCTGGCCGGGATTCAGTTGGAAGACCAGGAAAACCCCAAGAAATGCGGGCACCTGCCGGGCAAGCGACTGGTCTCCACGCAGGAGATGGCTGCCAAGGTCCGCGCCGCCATAGAAGCGCGACGCGATCCGGATTTTGTGATCGTCGCCCGCACCGACGCCCGCGCGGTCGAAGGCCTGGATGCAGCCGTGCAACGAGCGCGCGCCTATGTCGAGGCCGGAGCCGACGCGATCTTTCCGGAAGCGCTCGAGTCCGCGGACGAGTTCCGTCGCTTCGCCGAGCGGTTGGCCGAGGCGGGGATCAAGATTCCGCTGGTCGCCAATATGACCGAGTTCGGCAAGACCCCGTACCTGAGCGCCGGGGAATTCGAGGAACTGGGCTATCGTCTCGTGCTGTTTCCCGTCACCACCCTACGCGTGGCGACCAAAGCGATCGAGAACGTGCTGCGGGAGCTGAAGACGCTCGGCTCGCAGCGCGAATCGTTAAGCCGGATGCACACGCGACAGCAACTGTACGATCTGCTGCGCTACACGGAATACGAACAGCGGGAGCGGCAATTCCGATCCGGTGACCATGAATCACAAAGCTGA
- a CDS encoding citrate/2-methylcitrate synthase codes for MNHKADESQPGSSLTPHPSPRTPYSPGLEGVLAGETALCQVDEGDAGLRYRGYAIGDLAEQATFEEVAYLLLFGKLPTRKELDDFSVQLHSQWVLPGPVEAFIGVVPRDVHPMDLLRTGVSLLGMTDPDAADCSHEANVRKSVRLLAQIPVLIATAYRLAHGKRQVQPRADLRFAENLLYLLTDHQGDGLAKAMARALDVSLILYAEHEFNASTFAARVTASTMTDLHAAITSAIGTLKGPLHGGANEAVAAMLLDIKTRDRAERWVRDALAAKRRVMGFGHRVLKKGDPRSAIIQRHAEALSRSCGDTRWYEIAAAIDRIMQQEKGLYPNLDFYTAVAYLLMGIPRDLYTPVFVCSRITGWCAHVIEQQDHNRLIRPRALYTGPPPRAYVPIDERT; via the coding sequence ATGAATCACAAAGCTGACGAATCGCAGCCGGGTTCATCCCTTACCCCTCACCCCTCACCCCGCACGCCTTACAGCCCGGGCCTCGAAGGCGTGCTGGCCGGCGAGACGGCCCTCTGCCAGGTGGACGAAGGCGACGCGGGCCTGCGCTATCGCGGGTACGCGATCGGCGACCTGGCGGAGCAGGCCACCTTCGAGGAGGTCGCCTATCTGCTCCTGTTCGGCAAACTGCCGACCCGCAAGGAGTTGGACGACTTTTCCGTCCAACTGCACAGTCAATGGGTGCTGCCCGGCCCGGTAGAAGCCTTCATCGGCGTGGTGCCGCGCGACGTTCATCCGATGGACCTGCTGCGCACCGGGGTGTCGTTGCTCGGCATGACCGACCCCGATGCCGCCGACTGTTCGCACGAGGCGAACGTCCGCAAGTCCGTTCGGCTGTTGGCTCAGATTCCGGTCCTGATCGCCACCGCCTACCGGCTTGCGCACGGCAAACGGCAGGTCCAGCCGCGCGCCGACCTGCGCTTCGCCGAGAACCTGCTCTATCTGCTGACCGACCATCAGGGCGACGGCCTGGCCAAGGCCATGGCCCGCGCGCTGGATGTGTCGCTCATCCTGTACGCTGAACACGAGTTCAACGCCTCGACCTTCGCCGCACGGGTCACGGCCTCCACCATGACCGACCTGCATGCGGCGATCACGTCGGCGATCGGCACGCTCAAGGGACCGCTCCACGGCGGCGCGAACGAAGCCGTCGCGGCCATGTTGCTGGACATCAAAACGCGCGACCGGGCCGAGCGGTGGGTGCGGGATGCGCTGGCGGCCAAGCGTCGCGTGATGGGCTTCGGACACCGGGTGCTGAAAAAAGGCGATCCGCGCTCGGCGATCATCCAGCGACACGCCGAAGCGCTCAGCCGCTCCTGCGGCGACACGCGCTGGTACGAGATCGCGGCCGCCATCGACCGGATCATGCAGCAGGAGAAGGGCCTGTACCCCAACCTGGATTTCTACACCGCGGTCGCCTATCTTCTGATGGGCATTCCCCGAGACCTCTACACACCGGTGTTCGTGTGCTCGCGCATCACCGGCTGGTGCGCCCACGTGATCGAGCAACAGGATCACAATCGGCTGATCCGTCCCCGCGCGCTGTACACGGGGCCGCCGCCCCGAGCCTATGTCCCGATCGACGAACGGACCTGA